The proteins below come from a single Thermopolyspora flexuosa genomic window:
- a CDS encoding class I SAM-dependent methyltransferase, whose product MTFPHAAPDPAVHTPGRTAREGGPQVRPIGTITRGTTGHNRLRRADRWVAAVYGRLLRAHDAPLVVDLGYGASPVTTLELFDRLRAACPAVEVVGVEIDPERVAAALPYRREGLSFVRGGFELPVGRPPVLVRAFNVLRQYGEAEAWAAWDTLRARLAPDGVLVEGTCSEIGHRAVWVALGPEGPRTVTFAARFTGFDRPSDLAERLPKTLIHRNVPGERVHAFLRDFDRAWAACAPYRSFGTRHRWIETAALLARDWPIPTTPPLGGRARWRLGELTVAWEAVAP is encoded by the coding sequence ATGACGTTCCCCCACGCCGCCCCGGACCCGGCCGTGCACACGCCCGGCCGTACCGCCCGCGAGGGCGGGCCGCAGGTGAGGCCGATCGGCACCATCACCCGGGGCACCACCGGGCACAACCGGCTGCGCCGCGCGGACCGGTGGGTCGCCGCCGTGTACGGCCGGCTGCTGCGCGCCCACGACGCCCCGCTCGTGGTCGACCTCGGGTACGGCGCGTCCCCGGTGACCACGCTCGAGCTGTTCGACCGGCTGCGCGCGGCCTGCCCGGCGGTCGAGGTGGTCGGCGTGGAGATCGACCCGGAGCGGGTCGCGGCGGCGTTGCCGTACCGGCGGGAGGGGCTGTCGTTCGTGCGCGGCGGGTTCGAGCTGCCGGTCGGCCGGCCGCCGGTGCTCGTGCGCGCGTTCAACGTGCTGCGCCAGTACGGCGAGGCCGAGGCGTGGGCCGCCTGGGACACGCTGCGCGCCCGGCTCGCCCCGGACGGCGTGCTCGTCGAGGGCACCTGCTCGGAGATCGGGCACCGGGCGGTGTGGGTGGCGCTCGGCCCGGAGGGGCCGCGCACGGTCACCTTCGCCGCCCGGTTCACCGGCTTCGACCGGCCCTCGGACCTCGCCGAGCGGCTGCCCAAGACGCTGATCCACCGCAACGTGCCGGGCGAACGCGTGCACGCGTTCCTGCGCGACTTCGACCGGGCCTGGGCCGCCTGCGCGCCCTACCGGTCGTTCGGCACCCGCCACCGCTGGATCGAGACCGCCGCGCTGCTCGCCAGGGACTGGCCGATCCCCACCACGCCGCCGCTCGGCGGGCGCGCCCGCTGGCGGCTCGGCGAGCTCACCGTCGCCTGGGAGGCCGTCGCCCCCTGA
- a CDS encoding O-acetyl-ADP-ribose deacetylase, translated as MHITLVQGDITEQRVDAIVNAANSSLLGGGGVDGAIHRRGGPEILAECRKLRETRYPGGLPTGQAVATTAGRLPARWVIHTVGPVHSTAEDRSHLLASCYTTSLAVADELGAATVAFPAISTGAFGWPLESAAEIAVEAVRRAETAVAEVRFVLFDARAYHVFASALG; from the coding sequence GTGCACATCACCCTGGTTCAGGGCGACATCACCGAGCAGCGCGTCGACGCGATCGTCAACGCCGCGAACTCCTCGCTGCTCGGCGGCGGAGGCGTCGACGGCGCGATCCACCGGCGGGGCGGCCCGGAGATCCTCGCCGAGTGCCGCAAACTGCGCGAGACCCGGTACCCGGGCGGCCTGCCGACCGGGCAGGCGGTGGCGACCACGGCCGGGCGGCTGCCCGCCCGCTGGGTGATCCACACGGTGGGCCCGGTGCACTCCACCGCCGAGGACCGCTCCCACCTGCTCGCCTCCTGCTACACCACCTCGCTCGCGGTCGCCGACGAGCTCGGCGCGGCCACGGTGGCGTTCCCCGCGATCTCCACCGGCGCGTTCGGGTGGCCGCTGGAGAGCGCGGCCGAGATCGCGGTGGAGGCGGTACGGCGGGCCGAGACCGCGGTGGCGGAGGTGCGGTTCGTGCTCTTCGACGCCCGGGCCTACCACGTGTTCGCCTCCGCCCTGGGCTGA
- a CDS encoding isoamylase early set domain-containing protein yields the protein MPDENGQVELTFVLRADEVPGPTSVVGDFNGWDPYAHPLRPAEDGTWRVTATVPADREVTFRYLADGGVWFDDSAADWYDEHGGHLTVERLSRGAWAQEEAELATCPGTLHAMDLGPIGFERPTFGPVPSV from the coding sequence ATGCCCGACGAGAACGGCCAGGTCGAGCTGACGTTCGTGCTGCGGGCCGACGAGGTGCCCGGGCCGACGTCGGTCGTGGGCGACTTCAACGGCTGGGACCCCTACGCGCACCCGCTCCGCCCCGCCGAGGACGGCACCTGGCGCGTCACCGCCACCGTGCCCGCCGACCGTGAGGTGACCTTCCGCTACCTGGCCGACGGGGGCGTCTGGTTCGACGACAGCGCGGCCGACTGGTACGACGAGCACGGCGGCCACCTCACCGTCGAGCGGCTGAGCCGGGGGGCGTGGGCTCAGGAGGAGGCCGAGCTCGCCACGTGCCCGGGCACCCTCCACGCCATGGACCTCGGGCCGATCGGCTTCGAGCGGCCGACCTTCGGCCCGGTGCCGTCGGTCTGA
- a CDS encoding BlaI/MecI/CopY family transcriptional regulator: MKGLGELERSIMDILWGQGTPLTAREVGRLISDRDLAPTTVMTVLDRLTRKGFLTRTRDGRAWRYQPVRSRDAYVAELMLEALDLTGDRTAALTRFAQAVSDDEAAVLRRALMELEEE, translated from the coding sequence GTGAAGGGCCTGGGTGAGCTTGAACGCAGCATCATGGACATCCTCTGGGGGCAGGGCACTCCCCTCACCGCCCGCGAGGTCGGAAGACTGATATCCGATCGCGACCTCGCCCCCACCACGGTGATGACCGTCCTGGATCGTCTCACCAGAAAGGGCTTCCTCACCCGGACGCGCGACGGGCGGGCCTGGCGGTACCAGCCGGTCAGGAGCCGCGACGCGTACGTCGCCGAGCTTATGCTTGAGGCGCTGGATCTGACGGGCGACCGCACGGCCGCCCTGACGAGATTCGCGCAGGCCGTCTCCGACGACGAGGCCGCGGTCCTGCGCAGAGCCCTCATGGAGCTGGAGGAAGAGTGA
- a CDS encoding M56 family metallopeptidase translates to MIAAVALALLSIGCVVAAWRLPSARWTWRAPRTAILLWQSIGLTWGLASTGALLAYALQPYGQGVIYGLHSHLSSVLSLGPDPNFTYDLSRTIALVAGLALLAVLIGVLLAALWQTLRARQRHRELLALVAREDPHVPGVRILDHPGATAYCVPGLRSEVVVSAGALRLLSRDELAAVLAHEDAHVRERHDLVLLPFAALRRAIPWARVVREAQSSVALLVEMAADDRARRHCSPRRLATALLRFGAAGSLPAPQGALGAGGDVMARVNRLISPAAELPRLFRYGVVALSALLTASAPLLWAMPH, encoded by the coding sequence GTGATCGCGGCGGTCGCCCTGGCGTTGCTCTCGATCGGGTGCGTCGTGGCGGCCTGGCGACTCCCCTCCGCCCGATGGACCTGGCGGGCGCCCCGGACGGCCATCCTGCTGTGGCAGTCGATCGGCCTCACCTGGGGCCTGGCCAGCACGGGCGCGCTGCTCGCCTACGCGCTCCAGCCGTACGGGCAGGGCGTCATCTACGGCCTGCACAGCCATCTGAGCTCGGTGCTCTCGCTGGGCCCGGACCCGAATTTCACCTACGACCTGTCCCGCACGATCGCGCTCGTGGCCGGCCTCGCGCTGCTCGCCGTGCTCATCGGGGTGCTGCTCGCCGCGCTCTGGCAGACGCTCCGCGCCCGGCAGCGGCACCGCGAGCTGCTCGCGCTCGTCGCCCGCGAGGACCCGCACGTGCCGGGCGTCCGCATCCTCGACCACCCCGGGGCGACCGCGTACTGCGTGCCCGGGCTGCGCTCGGAGGTGGTGGTGAGCGCGGGCGCGCTGCGGCTGCTGTCCCGCGACGAACTCGCCGCGGTGCTCGCGCACGAGGACGCGCACGTGCGCGAGCGGCACGACCTCGTGCTGCTGCCGTTCGCGGCGCTGCGCCGGGCGATCCCGTGGGCCCGGGTCGTGCGCGAGGCGCAGTCCTCGGTGGCGCTGCTCGTGGAGATGGCCGCCGACGACCGGGCGCGGCGGCACTGCTCGCCCCGCCGCCTCGCCACCGCGCTGCTGCGGTTCGGCGCCGCCGGGTCGCTGCCCGCCCCGCAGGGCGCGCTCGGCGCGGGGGGCGACGTGATGGCGCGGGTGAACCGGCTCATCTCGCCGGCCGCCGAGCTGCCCCGCCTGTTCCGGTATGGCGTGGTCGCGCTGTCGGCGCTGCTCACCGCGTCGGCCCCGCTGCTGTGGGCGATGCCACACTGA
- a CDS encoding helix-turn-helix domain-containing protein, producing the protein MELPKVGSIGEYIRQQRQQAKISLRQLAAQAGVSNPYLSQIERGLRKPSAEILNQIAKGLRISAEALYVQAGLIEQREPDTGVLAALRADTTLTERQRQVLIDIYESFRKENREEARSRSAQKGQDAQTEAEPRDQAVPAEGETPRRTRSHERSHAADGDLGATSSTSPQTSGNGQSPPEPKEG; encoded by the coding sequence ATGGAACTCCCGAAGGTCGGCTCGATCGGCGAATACATTCGCCAGCAGCGGCAGCAGGCGAAGATCTCGCTGCGGCAGCTCGCGGCGCAGGCCGGGGTCTCCAACCCGTACCTCAGCCAGATTGAGCGCGGGCTGCGCAAGCCGAGCGCCGAGATCCTCAACCAGATCGCCAAGGGCCTGCGGATCTCGGCCGAGGCGCTGTACGTCCAGGCCGGGCTGATCGAGCAGCGCGAGCCGGACACCGGCGTGCTCGCCGCCCTTCGGGCCGACACCACGCTCACCGAGCGCCAGCGTCAGGTGCTCATCGACATCTACGAATCGTTCCGCAAGGAGAACCGCGAGGAGGCCCGGTCCCGGTCGGCGCAGAAAGGCCAGGACGCGCAGACCGAGGCCGAGCCTCGCGATCAGGCGGTTCCCGCCGAGGGCGAGACGCCCCGGCGGACGCGTTCCCACGAGCGGAGCCACGCGGCGGACGGGGACTTGGGGGCAACGTCGTCCACGTCGCCGCAGACCTCGGGGAACGGGCAAAGCCCACCCGAACCGAAGGAAGGTTAA
- a CDS encoding DUF2516 family protein, which produces MLGGIHSVLDLIFWLLSIGAFVLCVWALVHAIRTPARNFAVAGKLTKNIWLAILGFATLFTFAAAALYLRAISILNVAAVIAAGVYLADVKPAVSGQGRNEGPYGPW; this is translated from the coding sequence ATGTTGGGCGGAATCCACAGCGTTCTCGACCTCATCTTCTGGCTCCTCAGCATCGGGGCGTTCGTGCTGTGCGTCTGGGCCCTGGTGCACGCGATCCGCACCCCGGCGCGCAACTTCGCCGTCGCCGGGAAGCTGACGAAGAACATCTGGCTCGCCATCCTCGGCTTCGCCACCCTGTTCACCTTCGCCGCGGCGGCCCTCTACCTCAGGGCGATCAGCATCCTCAACGTGGCGGCCGTGATCGCGGCCGGCGTCTACCTCGCCGACGTGAAGCCCGCGGTGAGCGGGCAGGGCCGCAACGAGGGCCCGTACGGTCCCTGGTGA
- a CDS encoding alanyl-tRNA editing protein produces MRTHRLELEDQNLREWDATVLAASPEGIVLDRSAFYPGGGGQPPDHGVLIWQGVETRIVGARKGEELELIPAEGDPIPVPGTTVRCAIADERRTALMRTHSALHVLCGVVFRDYGALVTGGNMEPYQARMDFNLTEVPPGFKQAVEDACNAEIAADRRIEVRMLPREQAFQIPDIIRTAKNLIPETVEIVRIVDIVGLDCQADAGTHVASTKQIGRVRVAKIENKGKGFRRVRLEVTD; encoded by the coding sequence ATGCGCACACACCGGCTGGAGCTTGAGGACCAGAACCTGCGCGAGTGGGACGCGACCGTGCTCGCCGCGAGCCCCGAGGGCATCGTGCTCGACCGGTCGGCGTTCTACCCCGGCGGCGGCGGTCAGCCGCCGGACCACGGCGTGCTCATCTGGCAGGGCGTCGAGACCCGCATCGTCGGGGCGCGCAAGGGCGAGGAGCTGGAGCTGATCCCCGCCGAGGGCGACCCGATCCCGGTGCCCGGCACCACCGTACGCTGCGCCATCGCCGACGAGCGGCGCACCGCCCTGATGCGCACGCACTCCGCCCTGCACGTGCTGTGCGGCGTGGTGTTCCGGGACTACGGCGCGCTGGTCACCGGCGGCAACATGGAGCCGTACCAGGCCCGCATGGACTTCAACCTCACCGAGGTACCGCCGGGCTTCAAGCAGGCGGTGGAGGACGCCTGCAACGCCGAGATCGCCGCCGACCGGCGCATCGAGGTCCGCATGCTGCCGCGCGAGCAGGCCTTCCAGATCCCGGACATCATCCGCACCGCGAAGAACCTCATCCCCGAGACGGTGGAGATCGTCCGGATCGTCGACATCGTCGGCCTCGACTGCCAGGCCGACGCCGGCACCCACGTCGCCTCCACCAAGCAGATCGGCCGCGTCCGGGTCGCCAAGATCGAGAACAAGGGGAAGGGCTTCCGCCGGGTGCGCCTCGAGGTGACCGACTGA
- a CDS encoding DUF2207 domain-containing protein encodes MRDLARRLALTLALACLSIAPASAAAAATASGTGTASGAAAVSGGTSGAGADITAIRVTMEPRTDGVVHVKEEITFSGKPPVRTLLTRVRHDDTHDRLYRVTNLKGDGRLSGDVITLTGSGKATLEYDVTGAFTPMSGVEELRWYAVNGWSVPVQQAVVTVSGSAQIQNLSCFAGDLTSVVGCTIAEMDHTGTTATFEQQNLRPGQALTVVIGYPAGASGGAKPILERRFDLATAFTLNAVTGGALAGLLVLLLGGVGLLYWTRGRDARVIGHEAQEITGLQNGTFSPPDGVRPGQIGTLIDEQADVVDVTATIVDLAVRGYLLIEEQPRQAYEAPDWVLVKRSNAPVNALLPYERALYDAIFDGRDAVPLSQLRGTFAEKLDTVRDELYKDVVRQGWFAHRPDTVRSRWTVIGLILAVLGVIATVLLAWFTTYGLLGLAVIIGGAALAWGGQYMPAKTAKGSAALAHTLAFRRHLLSGQVDTNVPAAQRVELFSRYLPYAIIFDSVEPWARLVADVSGNGRQADNLYWYHGPAEWDLSRFADSMRVFTTTTSGAISTARRLRSL; translated from the coding sequence ATGAGGGACCTTGCTCGACGGCTCGCCCTGACCCTGGCGCTCGCCTGTTTGTCGATCGCCCCGGCCTCCGCGGCCGCCGCGGCAACGGCGTCCGGAACCGGTACCGCCTCCGGCGCCGCCGCGGTCTCGGGCGGGACGTCCGGCGCGGGCGCGGACATCACCGCGATCCGGGTGACGATGGAGCCGCGCACCGACGGGGTGGTGCACGTCAAGGAGGAGATCACGTTCTCCGGCAAGCCCCCCGTCCGCACCCTGCTCACCCGCGTCCGCCACGACGACACCCACGACCGGCTCTACCGCGTCACCAACCTCAAGGGCGACGGCAGGCTGAGCGGTGATGTCATCACGCTCACCGGCTCGGGCAAGGCCACCCTCGAGTACGACGTCACCGGCGCGTTCACCCCGATGTCCGGCGTCGAGGAGCTGCGCTGGTACGCGGTGAACGGCTGGTCGGTCCCGGTCCAGCAGGCGGTCGTGACCGTGTCCGGGTCCGCCCAGATCCAGAACCTCTCCTGCTTCGCCGGTGACCTCACCTCCGTGGTCGGCTGCACCATCGCCGAGATGGACCACACCGGCACCACCGCCACCTTCGAGCAGCAGAACCTGCGCCCCGGCCAGGCGCTCACCGTCGTGATCGGCTACCCGGCGGGCGCCTCCGGCGGCGCCAAGCCGATCCTCGAGCGCCGCTTCGACCTCGCCACCGCGTTCACCCTCAACGCGGTCACCGGCGGCGCCCTCGCCGGGCTGCTCGTGCTGCTGCTCGGCGGCGTCGGCCTGCTGTACTGGACGCGCGGCCGCGACGCCCGGGTGATCGGCCACGAGGCCCAGGAGATCACCGGCCTGCAGAACGGCACGTTCTCCCCGCCCGACGGGGTACGGCCCGGCCAGATCGGCACCCTCATCGACGAGCAGGCCGACGTGGTCGACGTCACCGCCACCATCGTCGACCTCGCGGTCCGCGGCTACCTGCTCATCGAGGAGCAGCCCCGGCAGGCCTACGAGGCCCCCGACTGGGTGCTGGTCAAGCGCTCGAACGCGCCGGTCAACGCGCTGCTGCCGTACGAGCGGGCGCTGTACGACGCGATCTTCGACGGCCGGGACGCGGTGCCGCTGTCGCAGCTGCGCGGCACCTTCGCCGAGAAGCTCGACACCGTGCGCGACGAGCTCTACAAGGACGTGGTGCGCCAGGGCTGGTTCGCCCACCGCCCGGACACCGTGCGCAGCCGGTGGACGGTGATCGGCCTGATCCTCGCCGTGCTCGGCGTGATCGCCACCGTGCTGCTCGCCTGGTTCACCACGTACGGCCTGCTCGGCCTCGCCGTGATCATCGGCGGCGCGGCGCTCGCCTGGGGCGGCCAGTACATGCCGGCGAAGACCGCGAAGGGCTCGGCGGCGCTCGCACACACCCTCGCCTTCCGCCGCCACCTGCTCTCCGGCCAGGTCGACACCAACGTGCCCGCGGCCCAGCGGGTGGAGCTGTTCTCCCGCTACCTGCCGTACGCGATCATCTTCGACAGCGTGGAGCCGTGGGCCCGCCTCGTCGCCGACGTGAGCGGCAACGGGCGGCAGGCGGACAACCTGTACTGGTACCACGGCCCGGCCGAGTGGGACCTGTCCCGGTTCGCCGACTCGATGCGGGTGTTCACCACCACGACCTCGGGCGCCATCTCCACCGCCCGCAGGCTCCGTTCGCTCTGA
- a CDS encoding asparaginase: protein MPDEPLIVEVVRSGFAEAVHRARLLAVGAGGEPVRVHGDVTGPASPRSAMKPIQALAMLRVGLELDDELLALACASHSGEPFHVSGVRKILAGAGLDADALQCPPALPEHEDSAREIIRAGGEPHRVFGECSGKHAAMLATCVANGWPIANYRHPTHPLQRAIRRTTEELTGERVIATGIDGCGAPLLFVSMAGVVRAYRTLVLAAPGTPERRVADAMRAHPEWTSGTFRPENVLMRAIPGLLAKAGAEGFFALAHEDGRAAAIKIEDGARRARLPVIVTALRSLGLDAPELIGYTTTPVLGGGEQVGEIRVREK, encoded by the coding sequence GTGCCGGACGAGCCGCTGATCGTGGAGGTCGTGCGTTCGGGCTTTGCGGAGGCCGTGCATCGGGCACGGCTGCTCGCGGTGGGCGCGGGCGGCGAGCCGGTGCGCGTGCACGGGGACGTGACGGGTCCGGCGTCGCCGCGGTCGGCGATGAAGCCGATCCAGGCCCTGGCGATGCTGCGCGTGGGCCTCGAGCTCGACGACGAGCTGCTCGCCCTCGCCTGCGCGAGCCACTCGGGCGAGCCGTTCCACGTGTCCGGGGTGCGCAAGATCCTCGCCGGGGCCGGGCTGGACGCCGACGCGCTGCAGTGCCCGCCCGCGCTGCCGGAGCACGAGGACTCCGCCCGCGAGATCATCCGCGCGGGCGGCGAGCCGCACCGGGTGTTCGGCGAGTGCTCCGGCAAGCACGCCGCGATGCTCGCCACCTGCGTGGCGAACGGCTGGCCGATCGCGAACTACCGCCACCCCACCCACCCGCTGCAGCGGGCGATCCGCCGTACCACCGAGGAGCTCACCGGGGAGCGGGTGATCGCCACCGGCATCGACGGGTGCGGCGCGCCGCTGCTGTTCGTCTCGATGGCGGGCGTGGTGCGGGCCTACCGCACGCTCGTGCTCGCCGCGCCCGGCACCCCGGAGCGGCGCGTCGCCGACGCGATGCGCGCCCACCCGGAGTGGACCTCCGGCACGTTCCGGCCGGAGAACGTGCTCATGCGCGCGATCCCGGGGCTGCTCGCCAAGGCGGGCGCGGAGGGGTTCTTCGCCCTCGCCCACGAGGACGGCCGGGCCGCCGCCATCAAGATCGAGGACGGCGCCCGGCGCGCCCGCCTACCGGTGATCGTGACCGCGCTGCGCTCGCTCGGCCTCGACGCGCCCGAGCTCATCGGCTACACCACCACGCCGGTGCTCGGCGGGGGCGAGCAGGTCGGGGAGATCCGGGTCCGGGAGAAGTGA
- the dtd gene encoding D-aminoacyl-tRNA deacylase produces the protein MRAVVQRVSSASVVVDGATVAEINETGLLALVGVTHTDTREQAAKLAGKLWNLRILPGEKSCSDVGAPIIVVSQFTLYGDARKGRRPTWQAAAPGPVAEPLVNAVVEELRALGAQVGTGVFGADMKVHLVNDGPVTLILDV, from the coding sequence ATGCGTGCAGTGGTGCAACGGGTGAGCTCGGCGTCGGTGGTCGTGGACGGCGCCACGGTGGCGGAGATCAACGAGACGGGCCTGCTCGCCCTGGTCGGCGTCACCCACACCGACACCCGCGAGCAGGCCGCCAAGCTCGCGGGCAAGCTGTGGAACCTGCGCATCCTGCCCGGTGAGAAGTCCTGCTCGGACGTGGGCGCGCCGATCATCGTGGTGAGCCAGTTCACGCTGTACGGCGACGCGCGGAAGGGCCGCCGCCCGACCTGGCAGGCCGCGGCCCCGGGCCCGGTGGCCGAGCCGCTGGTGAACGCGGTGGTCGAGGAGCTGCGCGCGCTCGGCGCCCAGGTCGGCACCGGGGTGTTCGGCGCGGACATGAAGGTCCACCTCGTCAACGACGGGCCGGTCACCCTCATCCTCGACGTCTAG
- a CDS encoding YgfZ/GcvT domain-containing protein has product MRSPLLDTPGAVAADAPDADVAAHYGDLYGEQRALVAGEAVVDRSNREVIRIAGADRLKWLNDLSSQKLDTLRPGEPTQTLFLDPQGRVEHHLVLVDDGEAVWGHVEPGTAGPLVAYLEKMRFMLRVEVADVTADYAVVSGLRGGPAGTAEAPADLPDGAIPLGDDLLLPRRLLPEHLGRRPVGLWAYEALRIEAHVPRLGFETDHKAIPHEVGWIGTAVQLNKGCYRGQETVARVHNLGHPPRRLVFLHLDGSVDILPRHGDPVTLDGEQVGFVGSAARHHELGPIALALVKRTVPVDATLLAAGVAAAQTVIVPPDAGRNVKIDPALRRRLR; this is encoded by the coding sequence ATGCGGAGCCCTTTGCTGGACACTCCCGGAGCGGTCGCGGCGGACGCCCCGGACGCGGACGTCGCCGCGCACTACGGTGATCTCTATGGCGAGCAGCGCGCCCTCGTCGCGGGCGAGGCCGTGGTGGACCGGAGCAACCGCGAGGTCATCCGGATCGCCGGCGCCGACCGGCTGAAATGGCTCAACGACCTGAGCTCGCAGAAGCTCGACACGCTGCGGCCGGGCGAGCCCACCCAGACGCTCTTCCTCGACCCGCAGGGCCGGGTGGAGCACCACCTTGTCCTCGTCGACGACGGCGAGGCGGTGTGGGGCCACGTCGAGCCCGGTACGGCGGGCCCGCTCGTCGCCTACCTGGAGAAGATGCGGTTCATGCTCCGGGTCGAGGTCGCCGACGTGACCGCGGACTACGCCGTGGTGTCCGGCCTGCGCGGCGGCCCCGCCGGTACGGCCGAGGCCCCGGCCGACCTGCCGGACGGCGCGATCCCGCTCGGCGACGACCTGCTGCTGCCGCGGCGGCTGCTCCCCGAGCACCTGGGGCGGCGGCCGGTCGGGCTGTGGGCGTACGAGGCGCTGCGCATCGAGGCGCACGTGCCGCGGCTGGGCTTCGAGACCGACCATAAGGCGATCCCGCACGAGGTGGGCTGGATCGGCACCGCGGTGCAGCTGAACAAGGGCTGCTACCGGGGCCAGGAGACGGTCGCCCGGGTGCACAACCTCGGCCACCCGCCGCGCCGCCTCGTCTTCCTCCACCTCGACGGCAGCGTGGACATCCTGCCCCGGCACGGCGACCCGGTCACGCTCGACGGCGAGCAGGTCGGCTTCGTCGGCTCCGCGGCCCGGCACCACGAGCTCGGCCCGATCGCGCTCGCCCTGGTGAAGCGGACCGTGCCGGTCGACGCCACGCTGCTCGCGGCGGGCGTGGCGGCCGCGCAGACGGTGATCGTGCCGCCGGACGCGGGCCGCAACGTGAAGATCGACCCCGCGCTGCGCCGCCGCCTGCGCTGA
- a CDS encoding Fur family transcriptional regulator: MAEPGKGAASTKAAPTDWHEELRSRGYRVTPQRQLVLEAVSELGHATPEEICARVQQTARGVNISTVYRTLELLEELGLVTHTHLSHGAPTYHLAAEADHVHLVCRGCGEVTEVAPRLVDGLVTALDRELGFVTDVHHLTVFGTCRNCR; this comes from the coding sequence ATGGCCGAGCCGGGCAAGGGAGCCGCCAGCACGAAAGCCGCCCCGACCGACTGGCACGAGGAGCTGCGGTCGCGGGGCTACCGGGTCACGCCGCAGCGCCAGCTCGTCCTGGAGGCGGTCAGCGAACTCGGGCACGCCACGCCCGAGGAGATCTGCGCCCGGGTGCAGCAGACCGCGCGCGGGGTGAACATCTCCACCGTCTACCGCACGCTCGAGCTGCTCGAGGAGCTCGGGCTGGTCACCCACACCCACCTGAGCCACGGCGCGCCCACCTACCACCTCGCCGCCGAGGCCGACCACGTGCACCTGGTGTGCCGCGGCTGCGGCGAGGTGACCGAGGTCGCGCCCCGGCTCGTCGACGGCCTGGTCACCGCGCTCGACCGGGAGCTCGGGTTCGTCACCGACGTGCACCACCTCACCGTCTTCGGCACCTGCCGCAACTGCCGCTGA
- a CDS encoding FABP family protein, producing MDAPELHSDLEPIAFLLGRWEGAGVVGYPTMESVNFGQEIVFGHTGKPFLTYRSRTWLLDQDGNKVRPLATETGYWRAQPNRRLEVLLAHPTGIVEIYVGEVVFHKIELRTDMVARTASAKEYTAGHRLYGLVNGNLMYAYDMAAVGQPLQSHASAELKKVADFTPED from the coding sequence ATGGATGCACCTGAGCTGCACTCCGACTTGGAGCCGATCGCCTTCCTGCTCGGCCGCTGGGAGGGGGCGGGGGTGGTCGGTTATCCGACGATGGAGAGCGTCAACTTCGGCCAGGAGATCGTCTTCGGCCACACCGGCAAGCCGTTCCTGACCTACCGCAGCCGCACCTGGCTGCTCGACCAGGACGGCAACAAGGTCCGCCCGCTCGCCACCGAGACCGGCTACTGGCGCGCGCAGCCCAACCGGCGGCTGGAGGTGCTGCTCGCGCACCCCACCGGCATCGTGGAGATCTACGTCGGCGAGGTGGTCTTCCACAAGATCGAGCTGCGCACGGACATGGTCGCCCGCACCGCGTCGGCGAAGGAGTACACGGCCGGGCATCGCCTCTACGGCCTGGTGAACGGCAACCTCATGTACGCCTACGACATGGCGGCCGTCGGGCAGCCGCTGCAGTCGCACGCCTCGGCCGAGCTGAAGAAGGTCGCCGACTTCACGCCCGAGGACTGA